Genomic segment of Streptomyces brevispora:
CGGAAATCGGGTTGATGTACTCGTTCTTGTACCGGCTCAGCTCGGTGGGGCCGAGCTCACCGTTGGACGCCAGCGCGGCGCAGTCGCGTCCCGGCAGGTCGTAGATGACGACCTGGAACAGGTTGGCGCCCTGGCGCAGTGCCGTGTTGAGGTGCTCGCGCAGGCTCATCGCCTGGGCCGAGCCCTGGATGGCCGCGATGCGGTCCATCCAGACGAATCCCGGTTCGTTGGCGATGACACTGCCGCCCGGTTCGGCCGCCGCCTTGGCGGACCAGTCGGGGTTCACGTATGCCTTGGCGCCCACATAGGGGTTGTCGACCCGTGCCGCCGCCGCTGATGCGGTGGTGGGGATGGCGACCGCCAGTGCCGCGCCCATGGCCAGGGCGGAGAGTGCGGCCAGTTTTCGGCGTAGCCCGTGCGTGATGGTGCCTCTGGTACTCATTGCGGCTCCGTGCTCCTCTCGTACGTCTGCGGAAGCTCCCCGCAGACGGGTTCGTGGGGTGTTGCCGGGGGATGGGCCCGGTGGGGCCCGATGCCCCGTCAGGCCGCCGTCCACGGACGGCGATCTGCGGTGCGTCGGCGAGGACGCCGGTGGTACCCCGATGGCGAGTGCAGCGGGGCGGATGGGCGACCCGCCATCGGGAGTGCGGTGCGGTGGCCGGCCGCGGTCAGCGGCCGGTCACGGTGCGGTGCCCGAGACCAGGGCGCCGTTGATGTACACGGCGACCTTCGAGGCGTCGGCGAAGACCGTGTTGACGGCCCTGCTGTAGTCGTCGGTCTCGTCGAAGACGGACCAGTCGGTCTTGTTGAGCCGCAGCTGGATCTCGCCGGTGGAGGCGCCCGCGGCCAGGCTGCCGCCGGTGAAGCCGACCTCCAGGTAGTGGTCCGCGCCCGGCGCGGCGGAGCCGGACGGCTGCACCCGGTGGGTGACGGTGCCGCAGCCGATCACCGCGTAGTCGCACGCGGTGCCGTACGAGGCCGCGCCGGACTCACCGCTGAACCAGTAGCGCAGGGTGACCTTGCTCAGATCGACCGCTGTGGTGCCGGTGTTCACCAGTTGGAGGCCCGGCCTGATCTGGTTGTCGCGGGGTGAGGAGTCGTTGTTCTTGTACTGGGCCTTGAGCGCGCCGGTCGTCCCGCCGCTGCCTGCCGCGGTGGTCGCGGTGACCTGTGCCGAGTCCGCCGAGGTGTTCCCGGCCGCGTCCCTGGCACGCACGGTGTAGCGGTGCGTGGACGAGGCGGCGAGTCCGGTGTCGGTGAACGTGGTCGCTGCGGTGGTGCCCGCCTTGACCCCGTCGCGGTAGATGTCGTATCCGCTGACGGCGGTGTTGTCCGTCGACGGCGTCCAGGACAACGAGACCGAGCCGGCGGTCGTGCCGGTCACCGCCACATTCGCCGGCACCGTCGGTGCCTGGGTGTCGCCCCCGCCGCTGTCCGGTTTCGTGCTCGCGGTGAAGGAGAACTTGTTCATCCCGAGGCCCTGACCGCCCTGCCAGATCTCGAATCCGGCCTCCGCGTCGATCAGATAGTGTGCGCGGTTGATCGATCCGCGGCCGACGCCGTCGTCGATCAGGCCCTTCACATTGAAGTCGGTGAGCTCGGTGGCGCCGCTCTGCAGGACGTACGAGATCACCTTCCAGCCCGAGGCGCCCGGCCCGGTCCAGACGTCCCAGGTCCGGCCGTCGAGCTGGACCGTGGCGGTGCGGGACCCGATGGGCTGGACACCGCCGCGCTGGTTCATCCAGATCATCAGCTCGGTGCCGTCCGGCTGGTCGTCGGTGACCGGCGCCGAGTTGAACCAGATGTCCATCGACACGTTGTACGCGCCGGAGCCGACCTGGGTGGTCGACCAGTCGGTGCGTACGCTGCCCAGCTCGTTCACCCGCAGCGGCAGCCCGCTGTTCGTCGTGCACAGACCCCAGTGGCAGCCCTTGTAACTGGAGGGGTACGTGGCCGGGGCGCCGTTCGTCGGCAGCGAGAACGAGGACTTGGTGACGCTCCACGCTCCCGTCTGCGGGTCCACGGTGACGCACTGCTCGGTCTTGGAGTTCCACTCGTTCTGCTGGTACAGGTACTCCCCGCCCCGCAGTGCGGTGGTCCCCCACGGCGTGCAGTCGGTGACCGGGGCGGCCGAGGCCGGGGAGGCGCCGGTGAGCATCGAGGCCGCGGCCAGCACGACGGCTGCCAAAACCCCTGCCAGGGACGGGAATCGGGGGCCGGTGCGTCCGGCCGCTGTGTCTGTCACGCGGTGGCCGCTCATGGCTCGATCCCCCAGGCGAGTGTGGTGCCCACATACGCCGTGACCTTCGAAGCGTCGCTGTACGTGGTGTTGGCGGCGTGGCTGTAGTCGTCGTTCTCGTTGAAGTTGGACCAGTCGCTCTTGTTGAGGCGCAGTTGGAGCTCGCCCGTCGAGGCGCCGCCGGCCAGGGTGCCCGCACCGCCGGTGAAGCCGACCTCCAGATACCGGTCGGCACCGGTCTTCGGTCCGGCGACGGCGACCACCTTGTGGGTGATGTTCGCCGAGCCGAGCGCGGCGTAGTCGCAGTACGTGCCGAAGGTGCTCGAGCCGCCGTCGGAGGTGAACCAGTACCGGATCTTCACCGTGGACAGGTCGATCGGCGCGCTGCCCGTGTTCAGGAGCTGGAGGCCCAGCCTTATCTGGTTGTCGGTCGCGGAGGAGTCGTTGTTCTTGTACTGGACCTTCACCGCACCGGTGCCGGTCGAGCCGCCGGGCTTCGTGGTCGCGGTGACCGGGGCCGACAGCGCCGAGGTGTTGCCGCCCGCGTCCCGTGCCGCGACGGTGTAGCTGTACGCGGTGGCCGCGGCGAGATTCGTGTCGGTGAACGTCCGCGTGGTCGCGTTGCCCGCCAGCACCCCGTTGCGGTACACGTCGTAGCCGGTCACCCCGACGTTGTCGGTGGAGGCCGACCAGGACAGCGACACGCTGTTGCTGGTCGTCGCGGTCACGGTGAGCCCGGCCGGTGTCGTCGGTGCCTCGGTGTCCCCGCCGGTTCCGCCGCCCTCCACCAGCAGCTCCGCGTAGATCGCGAAAGCCAGTGCGAGTGCCGCCTGCGCCCAGAAGCGGTGATACGTGAACGTGGGCGCCGCGCCGCCGTCCAGGTAGGCCTGCACCTTCGGCCAGTCCGGGTCGCGCTTGTACCAGCTGCGGATGTCGATGAAGGTCGCACCCGGTTTGACGGTGTCGCCGTTCGGCATCGTGCCCGACCATCCGGCCGGGATGTACACCTCGTCCTTGAACCGGTTGTAGTCCTTCCTGGTCTCCGGCACCGAGATGCCCTTGGCGGTGGTGTTCAGGGCCATCGCGTCCAGCAGCGCCTTGGCCAGCGCCGCGGCTTTCTTGTCGCCCGACTTGGCGGCGTAGTAGGTGAGCGTCTTGACGTATGCGGCGCCGATGCCGACGTCGTTGGCGTAGTCCACGACCGAGACGTGCAGGCCCGCGTTCTTCCCGGGGGACGCCGCGTTCCAGGTGTCGGGCCGGCCCGTCCAGCTCAGGGTGGAGGGGAAACGGAAGGTGCCGTCGGCGCCCACCGTCGTCTCACCGGAGGCCCAGGCGACCCACTTGGACAGCACCGCCTTCGCGGACGCGTTGCCGGTGACGTAGTAGTACGCGGCGACGCGCTCCATGCCCCACGCCTGGAAGCCGAACCAGTTGTTGCTCGGCGGGTCGTGGTAGACCGGCTGCCAGTCGTAGGCCATGCCGTAGAACGTGGGCGTGCCCGCCGGCGGCTTGCCGTACCGGCCCTCCCAGCTGTTGGTGCAGCCGCCCGCGAAGGCGCCCTCGCTGGACTGCAGCCAGGTCAGGAACTCCAGCTGCCGGGTCAGGCTCTTGGACCAGTCGCCCCTGGCCGTCGCCGACTTGGGGGTCAGTGCCGGTACGTTGGACAGCGCCCAGGCCGACAGCGGGTTCTGATAGCCCTGGTGGGAGGCACTGTCACCGATGCGCCACGCCCAGCCGCCGCCACTGCCCGCCGCGGCGCCGCCCCAGGCGTAGTACCAGGACAGCAGGTAGTGCTGGGAGTCCCGGCCCGATGCGGCGGGGCAGGAGCCCGGGTCGGTGCAGTCGCCGATCCGCTTGAAGTACTTGTCGAACATGGCGTAGCGGAGGTAGTCGCCCATCTTGGCGGCCTTCGCGACCGAGGCCGCGACCTCGCTCGCCTTGCCCTGGGCCGATGCCCAGCGGAACGCCCAGTAGGCGGCCTGCACCGCGCGGGCGTCGGCGTCCGGCGCGTTGGTGTACTTCCACTGCTTGGCGTAGCTCGCGTCGCCGACGAAGAGATCGAGATACCCGTTGCGGCCGCCGTAGTTGAACAGGTCGGTGGTGGGCTGCGGGACCGTCTCCCACACCGACTCCTGCGCGCCGCGCTGGTAGGTGTTGATGTACGAGGCCCCGGCGCCCGGCCCGGACTCGCCGCCGGTGCCCGGCTTGTTGCCGTAGCCGTAGATGTTGTCCAGGTCCATGAGCCAGTGCATGCCGTAGACGTCCATCGTCCCGTAGGACGAGGCGAGTTCGGTGGCGAGCGGGTCCGTGCCGACCGGGACGGAGCCGTCCAGGGCGGAGGGGTAGTTGTTGGGCAGCGGGTGCTCGGGTGCGTAGGTCGCGGGGGCCCCGGGGTTGTACGAGCCGCTGGTCGACTGGTCGGCGTGCTGCGGGATGATGGTCTTCTCCGCCACCGTCCAGGCCGCGTTGAACGGGGCCCAGTTGCCCGTCACCCGGCCGTAGGCCGCCTCCAGCCACATCCAGAAGCTGACGGCCTCCGAGGTGGTCTCGTGGCCGTGGTCCGGAGCCTCGACCATCAGGGTCTCGACCGAGTGGTACGGGAGACCTTCCGGGCTGAAGTAGCCGTTGGCGGCCGCTTTGATCTTCCCGTACTGGGTGAGGAACGCCTGGGTGTAGGGATCGTTTGCCGCTGCGGCGCGGGTGCCGCCGGAGGCCGCCGGGGCGGTGGGCTTGGCGACGGCGGTGCCCTGTGCCAGGCCCATGGCGAGCAGGCTGCCGCCCATGGCGCTGCTGAATGTTCTACGATTTATCGACACAAATCCTCCATTGGGGGGTGTCGTTGGAGAGGGGGGAGGGAGGGACGGAAAGGGGGGACGGGGGAAAGCGCGGGGAGGAGCGGGGAGGAGCGGGGAGGTGAGTGCGGTGGGTGCCGGTGGAGCCGGCGGTCAGGGCTCGATGCCCCAGGCGAGTTCGCCGCCGACGTAGACGGCGATCCTGGTGGCGTCCGCGTACGCGGTGCCGGTGCCGTGGCTGTAGTCGTCCGACTCGTCGAAGTTCGACCAGTCCGTCTTGTTCAGGCGCAGCTGGATCTCGCCCGTCGAGGCGCCGGGGGCCAGGCTGCCGGCGGTGAAGCCCACTTCGAGGTAGTGGTCGGCGCCTGCCACCGGGGTGGTCATGGCGACGACCCGGTGGGTGACGGTGGAGCAGCCGATCGGTGACCAGTCGCACCAACTGCTGTATGTCGAGGCCCCGTTGTCGCCGGTGAACCAGTACCGGGCCGTCACCGAAGAGAGGTTGACCGCCGTACCACCGGTGTTCACGAGTTGGAGGCCCGGCTTGATCTGGTTGTCGGCCGCCGCGTTGTCGCTGTTGCGGTACTGGATCTTCAGCGCGCCGGGGTCGCCGCCCTCCCCGCCGCCGTCGTCCTTGCCGCCCAGCGCGGTCCGTACCGCGTCGTAGGCCGGCTTCGGGGCGAGGTTCCCGTCATAGAGGTTGGCCGCCCCCTCGCCGGGAAACGTGCTCGGGACCCAGGAGTACTTGTCCGTGTAGTCCCACACGGTGACGCCGACGCAGCGGGCGACCGCCAGACAGGCCTCGACGACCTGCCGGTAGTAGCTGGACTGGGCGGCCGTCTTGGTCGCGTCGGTGGGCAGCTGCATTCGTACGTCGAGTTCGGTGACCGCGACATCGAGGCCCAGATCGGCGAACCGCCGCATGTTCTCCCGCATCGCGTACGGGAAGCCGTACTGAACGGCCAGATGCGCCTGCATCCCGACGCCGTCCAGCGGCACGCCCTCGTCGATCAGCTTGCTCGCCAGGGCGTACATGGCGTCGCTCTTCGCGCCGAGCCCCTCGATGTTGTAGTCGTTGAGGTAGAGCTTGGCGGCCGGGTCCGCGGCATGCGCGGCGCGCAGGGCGGTGGCTATGTAGTCGCTGCCCATGGCGGTGGAGAAGGGGCTCGTACGGAAGGTCCCGTCCTCGTTGAACGGCTCGTTCACCACGTCCCAGGCGGCGACCGCACCGCGGTAGTGCGTGGCCTCCGCGGTGATGTGGTTCTTCATCGCCGCCTGCACCTGCGCCGACGGCAGCGCGGAGACCCAGCCGGGCAGCTGGCTGTGCCAGACGAGAGTGTGGCCGCGCACGGTCTGGCCGTGCCGCCGTGCGAAGTCGGTGACCACATCGCCCTTGGTGAAGTCGAACCGGCCCTGGGCCGGCTCGACGGTGTCCCACTTCATGGAGTTGCCCGGGGTGATCTGCCCGAACTCGGAGCCCAGGGTGGCCGCATAGGCGGCATCGGGCAGCTCGGGGTTGTCGGTGGCGGAGCCGAAGTACTTGCCCTGGGCGGCGGCGAGTTCATGCAAGGTGCTCGGTTGGACAGCGGTCGCCGGTCCGCCCACCAGGGTGGTGGCGACGGCGAGGGAACCGACCAGGACGGTCGGGAGCCCTCTGGTGCGGCCGTGCCTGCAGCGCTTCACCAAGGTCATGACAAACGCCTTCCTCGACCGGGTGGCGCGGAGCGTCACGGGGAGCGCGGCTGCGCCCCGTAACACCCGTCTCGTCACCCGGCATTGGGGGAGAAGGGAGGGGGATGGAGTGTGCAAGTCTTGATTGTGGGAGCGCTCCCAAAGTGGCGTGGTGATAGGCACCTGTCAAGACTTAAATCACAACTGTCTTACGGGCGCGTTAACTCGGCCACGCCCCGAACGGGCGTTCCGTGGAGCCCAGTTGCCCGTTCCCGAAGGGCGGTGCCGGACCCGGCGGCGCGAGCTTCCGGGCCGGTCCGGCGATGCGTTCGCGGCCGCGCGCGGAGCACCTGCCGGGAGGGCGTGCCGCGGCCGGGCGGGGATCGTTCGCATTCGCGTGGGGGCGGCTTTGCGGAGATCTCGGCGGAGCGCGGTCCGTGGTGTCCGGGGCGGATGCGTGCGGTGACGGAAGGAGCTGCCGCACGTCGGGTGCGCGCAGTGCCGGAGCTTCCCAGAAGGCGACGCGGAACGTTTGTGGAGCACGAGGTGGCCGTGCCGCGCGGTGAGCAGGCGGCCTGGGAGGCCGGGGGGGAAGTGCCTGGCAGAGGGCAGGGACACGCGGGGTGAGAGCGTGGACACGCAGGGCGAAGGTGCGGCGAATGGCGAGTGGCGGGAGTGTCCGCGCCCGGGGGGCCGGTACGTGACACCGACCGGCCGCGTGTGTGCCAGGCATCGACGGAGAGTGACAGGTGGCTGGTTCGGCGCGCGAGGGACGAGTGAGCCGCGAGGCGCCCTGGCCATCCCGTTCCGCGTACGCGATGGTGTACACGGCGGCCGTGAACGGTGCGGGCGCGGACGGTGCGATCGTGAACGGTGGGGGTGCGGAACACCGGTCGCACGTACTCCGGGCGGACCCGCCCGCTCACCCGGAGGTGGGGCGCACGGCGCGGCTGCTTGTCACGGCGGCGGCGCCGGGATGATCTGGCCGGGGCCGTGGAGCCCCGAGCCGCTGATCCCAGGAGCCCTCCATGCGCGTGCGCGCCGTGCTTGCCACCGTCGCCCTGCTGACCCTCGGCGCGGCCGTGCCCGCCGGAGCCGCCCCGCCCCCGGCGCCGGACAGGGGAGTCCTCCTGACCGTTTCCGGCAGCGAGAACACCTGGATCCGCGGGGTCATACTGCACTGTCCGCCCGGTCCTGACGACCGGCACCCCGACGCGACAGGCGCCTGCGCGGCGATCGACGAGGCGGACGGTGACTTCGGCGCCCTCCCCGGCGATCCGCATCCCTGCACCTATGAGTACGACCCGGTGACCGTCACGGCCGAGGGTGTCCGAAGGGGCGAGGTCATCGCCCGCTGGCGGCACACGTTCCCCAACGCGTGCCTGATGGACGCGTCAACCGGCCCGGTGTTCCGCTTCTGAACCCGCCGCTTCTGAACCCGCCGGGCCTGAACCCGCCGGGCCTGAACCCGCCGGGCCTGAACCCGCCGGGCCTGAACCTGTCCGGCCCGGGTCCGTTCCGCCCGAGCCGGTGTCCACGCCCGGCTCAGGTCTCGCGGGTGGCGACCATCCCTATCGTGATCAGCCCCAGCACCACCCAGCCGAACCAGAGCCAGCCGTTGCTCCCCAGCGCCACCGTGTAGGCGGTGACCGTCACCAGGGCCCCTACGGTCATTACTCCCATTGCCTTCGTGGATCCGGACATGCGCGCACGCTCCTCGCCGGCCGCGCGGCCGTGACTGCCATCGTCACCCCGAAGGCATGTCCACCGCTACCGTCCGCGCGCCTGCAACGAGGCGAGATAGGCGTTGTACGCGTGGAGCTCCTGATCCCCGTCACGGTCCGCGGCACGGTCGGAGCGCTTCGCGGTCCGCTGATCGGAGCGGTACCACTGGAAGACCAGGGCGAGCAGCACCAGCACCGACGGGATCTCGCTGAACGCCCAGGCGATCCCGCCCGCCGCGTTCTGATCGGCCAGGGCGTCGATGCCGAGGGAGGCCGACGGGTTCTTGTAGACCTCGACCATGGGCTGGGAGGCCATCATCAGCGCGATGCCGAAGAACGCGTGGAACGGCATCCCGGCGAACAGCTCCAGCATCCGCATCAGATAACCCGGGCGGTGCGGCCCCGGGTCGATGCCCATGATCGGCCAGAAGAAGACCAGGCCGACCCCGAGGAAGTGCAGCATCATCGCGAGGTGCCCGACCGTCGAGCCCATCAGGTAGTCGAAGAGCGGGGTGAAGTACAGGCC
This window contains:
- a CDS encoding cytochrome c oxidase assembly protein → MDHSGHGMNMDLPPFTLGRGLQFSADPFFLTGCVLAVALYGYAVLRLRRRGDDWPVNRIVFFVIGVLSIALVMCTKLNDYGMVMFSVHMVQHMVISMLSPILLLLGAPVTLALRALPVAVRGRKGPRELLLMLLHSRYMKVITHPVFTIPLFIASLYGLYFTPLFDYLMGSTVGHLAMMLHFLGVGLVFFWPIMGIDPGPHRPGYLMRMLELFAGMPFHAFFGIALMMASQPMVEVYKNPSASLGIDALADQNAAGGIAWAFSEIPSVLVLLALVFQWYRSDQRTAKRSDRAADRDGDQELHAYNAYLASLQARGR
- a CDS encoding endo-1,4-beta-xylanase, which produces MTLVKRCRHGRTRGLPTVLVGSLAVATTLVGGPATAVQPSTLHELAAAQGKYFGSATDNPELPDAAYAATLGSEFGQITPGNSMKWDTVEPAQGRFDFTKGDVVTDFARRHGQTVRGHTLVWHSQLPGWVSALPSAQVQAAMKNHITAEATHYRGAVAAWDVVNEPFNEDGTFRTSPFSTAMGSDYIATALRAAHAADPAAKLYLNDYNIEGLGAKSDAMYALASKLIDEGVPLDGVGMQAHLAVQYGFPYAMRENMRRFADLGLDVAVTELDVRMQLPTDATKTAAQSSYYRQVVEACLAVARCVGVTVWDYTDKYSWVPSTFPGEGAANLYDGNLAPKPAYDAVRTALGGKDDGGGEGGDPGALKIQYRNSDNAAADNQIKPGLQLVNTGGTAVNLSSVTARYWFTGDNGASTYSSWCDWSPIGCSTVTHRVVAMTTPVAGADHYLEVGFTAGSLAPGASTGEIQLRLNKTDWSNFDESDDYSHGTGTAYADATRIAVYVGGELAWGIEP
- a CDS encoding glycoside hydrolase family 48 protein; the encoded protein is MLAMGLAQGTAVAKPTAPAASGGTRAAAANDPYTQAFLTQYGKIKAAANGYFSPEGLPYHSVETLMVEAPDHGHETTSEAVSFWMWLEAAYGRVTGNWAPFNAAWTVAEKTIIPQHADQSTSGSYNPGAPATYAPEHPLPNNYPSALDGSVPVGTDPLATELASSYGTMDVYGMHWLMDLDNIYGYGNKPGTGGESGPGAGASYINTYQRGAQESVWETVPQPTTDLFNYGGRNGYLDLFVGDASYAKQWKYTNAPDADARAVQAAYWAFRWASAQGKASEVAASVAKAAKMGDYLRYAMFDKYFKRIGDCTDPGSCPAASGRDSQHYLLSWYYAWGGAAAGSGGGWAWRIGDSASHQGYQNPLSAWALSNVPALTPKSATARGDWSKSLTRQLEFLTWLQSSEGAFAGGCTNSWEGRYGKPPAGTPTFYGMAYDWQPVYHDPPSNNWFGFQAWGMERVAAYYYVTGNASAKAVLSKWVAWASGETTVGADGTFRFPSTLSWTGRPDTWNAASPGKNAGLHVSVVDYANDVGIGAAYVKTLTYYAAKSGDKKAAALAKALLDAMALNTTAKGISVPETRKDYNRFKDEVYIPAGWSGTMPNGDTVKPGATFIDIRSWYKRDPDWPKVQAYLDGGAAPTFTYHRFWAQAALALAFAIYAELLVEGGGTGGDTEAPTTPAGLTVTATTSNSVSLSWSASTDNVGVTGYDVYRNGVLAGNATTRTFTDTNLAAATAYSYTVAARDAGGNTSALSAPVTATTKPGGSTGTGAVKVQYKNNDSSATDNQIRLGLQLLNTGSAPIDLSTVKIRYWFTSDGGSSTFGTYCDYAALGSANITHKVVAVAGPKTGADRYLEVGFTGGAGTLAGGASTGELQLRLNKSDWSNFNENDDYSHAANTTYSDASKVTAYVGTTLAWGIEP
- a CDS encoding SSI family serine proteinase inhibitor produces the protein MRVRAVLATVALLTLGAAVPAGAAPPPAPDRGVLLTVSGSENTWIRGVILHCPPGPDDRHPDATGACAAIDEADGDFGALPGDPHPCTYEYDPVTVTAEGVRRGEVIARWRHTFPNACLMDASTGPVFRF